The genomic interval TGACCGCCTATTCCATCCTGGGGCTGATCCCACAGCCCCCCGGCCGTATCGCCGGAGGCGAGGTCTTTTTCGAGGACAGGGATCTGCTGAAGCTGTCGCCTCGACAGATCCGCGGCATAAGGGGCAATGACATCGCCATGATCTTCCAGGAACCCATGACGTCCCTCAACCCCGTATTTACCGTCGGCGAACAGATCGCCGAGGCCATTCGCCTGCACCTGGGAGCGGACCGGAAGGACGCCTGGAAACGGACCGTCGAGCTGCTGGACCTGGTGGACATCCCGCTGCCGGAAGAGCGAGCCGCGGCCTATCCCCATGAACTCAGCGGAGGCATGCGTCAGCGCGCGATGATCGCCATGGCGATCTCCTGCGAACCCAAGTTGTTGATCGCCGACGAGCCTACAACGGCGCTGGACGTCACCATTCAGGCGCAGATCCTCGACGTACTGCGGCGCCTGCAGGCAGAACTGGGCATGGGCCTGGTCCTGATTACCCACGATCTGGGCATCGTGGCCGAGATGGCAAGCGAGGTACTGGTCATGTACGGGGGACAGGTCGTGGAGCAGGCCGACGTCAAAACGCTGTTCGGGCGTCCGCGCCATCCCTATACCCGCGGCCTGCTCGCATCGGTTCCGACCATGAGTTCGGGGACGGAAGAACTATCGACGATCGAGGGCACGGTGCCGGATCCCGTGGACTTCCCGGCCGGATGCCGCTTTGCGCCGCGCTGCGATTTCGCGGTGGAACCATGTCGCCGGCCGCAGACCTTGATAGACGTGGAAGGCCGCCACACGGTTCGATGCGGCGAATGGCAGCGGGTAATGCAGGAGGCGATGACGTAGCGGAGTGGAGCCATATGACTGAATCGAATGAAATGTTGTTACGGGTCCAGGGCCTGAAGAAGCACTTTCCCGTAGGGGCTGGACTGCTCCGGCGTCACCGGGCGATGATCAAGGCCGTCGACGGCGTCGATCTTTCGCTCGAGCGGGGTGAAACGCTGGGCCTGGTGGGTGAAAGCGGGTGCGGAAAGACCACGATCGGACGCGCGATTCTGCGCCTGATCGACCCGACTGCCGGGACGGCGACATTCCTTACCGCCCTCGAGGATGGCGAAGAACGGAGGCCGCACGCGGTCTTTTCCATGACGAAAGGCGATCTCCGGCGGCTGCGCCGCCAGATGCAGATCGTCTTCCAGGACCCCTACGGTTCTCTCAACCCGCGTATGACCGTGGACGCCCTGCTCAGGGAACCCCTCACCGTTCACGGCCTGAGCACCCGCGCGGAGGCCGGGGACCGCGTGACGGACCTGCTCGAAACGGTGGGGCTGAATCCCGCGCACGCCCGCCGCTATCCCCATGAGTTCAGCGGCGGCCAGCGCCAGCGCATCGGCATCGCCCGCGCCCTGGCCGTCCGGCCCGAACTGATCATCGCCGACGAGCCGGTCTCGGCGCTGGATGTCTCGATCCAGGCGCAGATCATCAACCTGCTCAAGGTGCTGCAGGACCGGTTTCAGCTCAGCTACCTGTTCATTTCCCACGACCTCCGCGTGGTGCGCCATATCAGCGACCGGGTGGCCGTGATGTACCTGGGCAAGATTGTCGAAACCGCCACGCGAGACCAGCTCTATGCGAAGCCGCTCCACCCATATACCACCGCTCTGCTTTCGGCCGTACCCCTGCCCGATCCCACACTGGGGCACGACCGGATCATTCTCAAGGGCGACGTCCCCAATCCGGCGGACCTGCCCCCGGGTTGCCCCTTCCATCCCCGGTGTCCACTGGCGGAAGCCCGGTGCAGGACCGAAGTTCCCGTGTTGGAAGACAAGGGGAGCGCCCACCAGGCGGCGTGCCACCTGGTCTGACGGCCTCCAGTCAACTCGCTGGTTCGTCCCGCAGCGCGCGCAGCGCGGCAAGGTAATCCGCCTCCATACGCCGTTTCTTCTCTTCCGGAAGAAAGCTGAAGCGAACCCCGTTCAGCAAGATCCCGTCAATGGTGTCCCTGGAAAAACCGCAGGGGTCGACGAGTAAATTCAGTTCATCCGTCAGGGTGGTATTGAAGAGGGGCGGATCGTCCGAATTGACGGTGGTGGCCACGCCGGACTCGTGGAGGCGTTTCAGGGGGTGGGATGCCATGTCGGGGTATATTCCCAGGCAGATATTGCTCGAGGGACTGACTTCCAGCGGAATGCGATGCTCCGCCAGGTAGGAAACCAGATCCGGATCCTCGATAGCCCGGACGCCGTGGCCGATGCGTTCGGCGCCCAGATACTTCATTGCGTCCCAGATACTTTCCGGGCCGAGGTGTTCGCCTGCGTGGGGCGCGCTGTGCAGCCCGGCCGCCCTCGCCCGGTCGAACCACGGCGCGAACCGCGCGGGCGGATACCCGGTTTCCAGTCCGCCCAGGCCCAGGGCGACCACGCCGTCGTTCACGCCCTCGATGGCCACCCTGGTTGTATAGTCGAACCGGGCTACTTCCGGGTAGTCGTTGCGCACCACGTCGAATACCCAGTTGATCTCGCCGCCGAAGGACTCTTTTACCCGGCGGCGCCCTTCCGTGAGACCCGCAAACCACACGTCCTGATCGACCCCGTTGATCCAGAGGTGGGTGCTCGGCGAGAAGGTGACCTCCGCGTATCGGATGTTCTGCCGGGCCATGTCGGCGCCGAATTCGTACACGATCAGTTCGAAATCCTCCACCGTGCGGAGGCACCTCGTGATGGCGACATATACCTCGATGAAATGGTGGAAGTCCCTGAACCGGTACCAGTTGCGCAATCCCTCCTCGGTGTCCGCCGGCAGATCGACGCGGTGTCGTTTCGCCAGCATCACCAGCGTGGACGGCTGGATTGAGCCTTCGAGATGGACGTGCAACTCCACCTTTGGCGCGGCGGCGATGTAGTCATATAGGGACATGGCGTTACCGCTCACTCGCACTGCGTTTCAATTTGCCCGGGGGCGACGGCCACCGAGGGCCAGTAGGCGTAGGGCATAGTCAAAAGGCTAGCCCCGATCGCCTTCTAGAGCAGATT from Gemmatimonadota bacterium carries:
- a CDS encoding ABC transporter ATP-binding protein translates to MNPILRVHDLKTYFDTEGGVVRAVDGVSFEVEAGKTLGIVGESGCGKSMTAYSILGLIPQPPGRIAGGEVFFEDRDLLKLSPRQIRGIRGNDIAMIFQEPMTSLNPVFTVGEQIAEAIRLHLGADRKDAWKRTVELLDLVDIPLPEERAAAYPHELSGGMRQRAMIAMAISCEPKLLIADEPTTALDVTIQAQILDVLRRLQAELGMGLVLITHDLGIVAEMASEVLVMYGGQVVEQADVKTLFGRPRHPYTRGLLASVPTMSSGTEELSTIEGTVPDPVDFPAGCRFAPRCDFAVEPCRRPQTLIDVEGRHTVRCGEWQRVMQEAMT
- the add gene encoding adenosine deaminase is translated as MSLYDYIAAAPKVELHVHLEGSIQPSTLVMLAKRHRVDLPADTEEGLRNWYRFRDFHHFIEVYVAITRCLRTVEDFELIVYEFGADMARQNIRYAEVTFSPSTHLWINGVDQDVWFAGLTEGRRRVKESFGGEINWVFDVVRNDYPEVARFDYTTRVAIEGVNDGVVALGLGGLETGYPPARFAPWFDRARAAGLHSAPHAGEHLGPESIWDAMKYLGAERIGHGVRAIEDPDLVSYLAEHRIPLEVSPSSNICLGIYPDMASHPLKRLHESGVATTVNSDDPPLFNTTLTDELNLLVDPCGFSRDTIDGILLNGVRFSFLPEEKKRRMEADYLAALRALRDEPAS
- a CDS encoding ATP-binding cassette domain-containing protein → MTESNEMLLRVQGLKKHFPVGAGLLRRHRAMIKAVDGVDLSLERGETLGLVGESGCGKTTIGRAILRLIDPTAGTATFLTALEDGEERRPHAVFSMTKGDLRRLRRQMQIVFQDPYGSLNPRMTVDALLREPLTVHGLSTRAEAGDRVTDLLETVGLNPAHARRYPHEFSGGQRQRIGIARALAVRPELIIADEPVSALDVSIQAQIINLLKVLQDRFQLSYLFISHDLRVVRHISDRVAVMYLGKIVETATRDQLYAKPLHPYTTALLSAVPLPDPTLGHDRIILKGDVPNPADLPPGCPFHPRCPLAEARCRTEVPVLEDKGSAHQAACHLV